The Orcinus orca chromosome 1, mOrcOrc1.1, whole genome shotgun sequence DNA window GTACACAACTGTTATCATTAGAGGGCGCTAGACTGGAACCCGCGCGCGCCGCTGCCTCCCAGCCTGGGGGAATCACTCCCAGGGCATAAAGGCCTCAGTTCacatttgcaaaatgaagatgCTCCGTGGATTagaaacaatatatataaattgcCTGGTGTTGGTGGTCACAGCAATATGTGCAAGGAAGAAAGAGAGTCATAGCTCTCACCCATCCCACCAGCCCCGTCTCAATGGAGAATCGGGGGGGCCCCCGAGCTCAGCTGCATGCAGGTGATGATCTCAAACCCATAGGGTCATCGTGAAGGGGAAGGGACTCCACAGTTGTCAAGCACCCAGCCCCGCACATAGTAGTTGGTCAGCAAATGGCAGTTACTAAGGTTATACCGAGAAGACTGATtcagccagactgcctgggttcaagtcctactGGAGACATTTCTCAACCCTGGGCAAATTACTACATCCCGCTGTACTTCAGATGCCTCCTCCATAAAACAAGGGCAGTATTTGCATCGCAGGGTGGTGGTGAGGATTCAGCGAGTTAATTGATATAAAGTACTCAGTACAGCACCCCACCTCCTATATCAATTTGTAACCATTGGTTTTTGTCCGTTTCCCCTTCTCCAGAGGCCAAGCCAGCTGGAGTGCAGGGAAGGGCTGATGCAGTCACCGTGAGGGTGAAGAGGTGTCATGGGCCTAAGGGATCAAAGGTCAAAGACAGAAAAGGGGTTCTGGAGGCCCAACCAACGTATATGCGAGGCCAGAAACAGCCAAGGAcggaggcaggaggtggggagccAGGAGCCGGCGGGGGGCACATCACGGCGGGAAGGGGAGGGCCaccaggatgtggggaggggtgctcagggcTCCATGTGCGTGCAGCCTGACTCCCGCCCCTTGGGGAGCCCTGAGTCAGCAGGGCTGCCCTGTGAGGAAGAGAACACAGGTGTTGAACGAATTTATTCATGAGAAAACTCGGGGTCCATCCTACTGGTTACAAGCTCCAGAGCTCTTGTCGGAATAGCCGTGAGGGCCGGGGCACCCCCGGGCAGGGGGCTGGCGGGGCTGGCAGCAGCCCTGGGACAGAAGAGCAGACGCAGGCAGCTGCGGGTACGGAGGGGCGTTcttccctgcccccctgcccagccccccaccccggggccccGCACCCCCTCTAGGGCTAAAGTGCGGCTGcgaggagtggggggaggggacttGGCAGCTGCAGAGCCACAGTGAACACAGCCGCCCCACGcgccctcacccctccccttccccgttCCTTGAGGCTCATCCAGAATCCATCCCACCCAGGTCCCCCCTGGGAACCTCCGGGGAAGGGAGACCCCTCCCCAGCATCCGATATTCAGAAAGAGCTTCCCAAGAGGGTGAGGCTGGCTCTATCAGCTTTGAGGGGCCTAGaacctggggggcagggagaggcacTAAGATCTGGGAGAGGGCGAGGAGGGAAGGATGCCCTCTGGTCGAGGGCGTCATCCCCTCCCCCTGGCCCAGCAAGGCTCCTCCTCCCCTgccttcctccccgcccccccgaaAGCCAAGGCAGGCAGGGAGCCTGGCTCCCAGCTCCAGGGCCGGGAGGCAGCAGGGTCCTGCCCAGGCCTGACTCCCAACCATGCCACTGAGGGAGGGCCACCGGGGAGAAGCTGCCCTGGGGACGGGGGTGCGAGGCCTTTGGGGAAGCCGGTGGGGCTGGAGCGTCCTGCTTCTTTCTGCCAGTGGTCTTCCTAGCCCTGCCTCAGGGCTGCCAAGGGCAAGGCGCCCAACCCCAGCTCAGGGCCCGGCCCCACCGAGGGGCCGTGCGGGCCTTGGCGCGTCTTGGATGGCCTCACCCCAACTCAGCAGCTTAGCCAACTATCCCCCTCCCCAGGGCACATGTCTAGGAGGCAGAAAAGAAGAGAACCCCCCTCCGATGAAGAACCCTGAACACCTCTGCTTCTTCCCCCCAACTCGTGAATATATTAAATTGTGCAGCTTGGCGCCAGTCCCACCCCCTTCAGATCTCCGTGGCAACCGGGAAGCATTCCAAGTCCAAGTCTGAATCCAAGTCCATCCAGTGCCAAAGGGGGGCTTCAGCCTCTCCCCCAACTCTTCCCCGGGAGGGTGAGACCCCACATTCCACAGGGAACGAGAGGGGAGGAAGAGTCGGGGGCCTCAGTCCTCAGCCCCCTCTTCCTCTGCATGGGGGGCCCCAGGGGGATCCTCGGGCTCGGGGGGCTGCCCGCCAGGGTGCGGGTGGGAGTGGAGGCCGGGCTGGGAGCCCTGCGCATCCTCGCCCTGCACATAGACGCTCAGCCCCTCGTGACTGGGCTCCTTGCCGCATGCCTGGCAGCTGCAGTGCAGGATCTTTTCCACCAGCTTGTCCACCCTGGGCACCTCCTCATGGCCAGGGCACTCCAAGGTCACCTGCggagggcaggagagaaggggagagaggttTCCAAGGGCCTGGGGCAGGCAGGAAGGCCCCAAGGGTAACACTCCTCATGGGACCAAGAATCCCAGAGACCCCAGAAGCCTGAGGCCACCTGGGACACCTGGGCCTGtccagggggaggggggtgagtCCCTGCAGGAGACACCTGAGCTGTCTCCTCACGTCCTGCCACTTTCCTGCCCATCCCCACAGTAGCCAGAGGGCACCTTGAGGGGACCCAGGTGGTCCGCCCCTGCCTGAAATTCCCCCCACCAGGGCTCCCACTGCCCTCGCAGAAAAACCGACTCCTGACCCAGGCCACCCAGGACCTTGAGGTTGACCCCCGGAGgacctctctctccacccctgacctccccccactcccaccagctCTGTCCTGCCTGATCTGCCTGAGACTTTGCAcatgccattccctctgcctagGAGGTCCTTGCCCCACCCGTCCCCTCCCCACCGCCCTAGACTTTGCCCACTTAACTTCTACTCAACCTTTGGACCCGAGCCCAGACATCACTTCCTCAGCGAGCCCCTCccaacaccccccccaccccgcccagccaAGGCTCGCCCTGTACGAGCCCCGTTAGCGTTCACTCTTCCCCTGTTGTCGCGCCACTAGctgccctttctttttccttccttcctccttgtctctccctccctccttccacagAGCACCTTCTCCATGCCAGCTCTGGGGACACAAGGACAGGCATGGTCCTTCAAGGAACTCAGAGTCTAGCAGAGGAAACAGACTTGTCAAAATCACCCAAATGCAGATGAAAAACTGTGCGTGTGACAGATGCTCAAAGCAGAGGTACACAGTGCCTGGGGGATCAGGAAAGGGGTTCTGAGAAAATGATGCCTGAGCCAAGCGCAGAGGAATGACTAGAATTTAactggggggggggaggaggagaaaggtaaGCCAAACAGGgaaaagagcatgtgcaaaggccctgtggtggtcGTAAGCAGACAAGATAAGAGACTGAAAGGAGGCGGGATTGGTGTCAGGGTCAAGCTAGTGAAGAAGGTGAGAGGGGCAAGATGAAGCTAGAAAGCCTGGTGAGCCAGACCACGCCTTGTGGACAGGCCTTACGGGGTCTGGCAAAGATTTTGGTCTCATCCTATAACAATGGGAAGCCACCGAAAGGATTTCAGCATGTGACTGACATCAGAACAGAGCTTCTTGTCCTGTACATGCTGGTGTCGGACTTGTGAGCCATCACGTGGCAAGGACCATGTCTGTATCTCCAGCACGAGGCTCGAACCCTGCACACAGTGGGGCCTCACTAAGCACTTGTGGCCCAGACCGGTGCCGGCTCTGGGCGGAAGCTGGGCGGGAGCGGGCAGCCGTACTCACGATCTCCCACATGGACTGGGCCGGCATGCACGAGTCGCAGTGCACCAGGGACTCTGTAGACTGCGGGAAGGTATTGGGAACGCTGTAGCTGAAGCACTGTCCCAGGCACGCCCTGCGGGAGGAGAGCCCACCGCGTCCGTGTCACCACGGTGGAGGCGAGAATGGGCAGCCctgtcctcttcctccctcctgggCCCGTGTCCTCATCCCTTCCACCCACCACCCCGGGATCCCACCTGTTCTGGATGGACTTGGCCTCACAGCCGCTGTGGCCCACGATCTGGGTGATGTTCTTGGCCTCGCACCAGGCGCTCTTATCCGGGAACAGTGCCAGCTTGTTGATGGGCGGTGGAGCAGCCAGCAGCATGGCGGGGAGGAGAGCCCCCACCAGGACCCGAAGCATCGTGCCCGTGACCTTTGGAGCCCTTGAACTGAGTACAGACTGCAGGTGAGGCCAGCAGGATCCAGGAgtctgggcagagggcaggggggcAGTGGTGTTACAGCGTGGCTctgactgcctgggtttaaatcctacctctgccacttactagccaaGCAcaatcttggacaagttatttctcCTGTATGAACCTCAAAACTGGGGCTGCTAATAGTACGAGCATCAGATGGGTATCATGGAGATTAAACAAGGTACTTCATGAAAAGCCCTGAGTGGAGAGACTAGCAGATCATACACATCCCACATGTGTTAGTTATCTTTACAACTTACTTTGTagctttgagcaagttactttttatctctgtgcctcaattgcTTCATCTAAAGGGGGATGGTGATGCTGTGTGTGGCAATGATTATTGCAAGTACTAAGCCAGACACTCAGTTTCCAAGCACCCCGTTGCGTATTGAACAATCATTAGCTCCCTCCTCACTGTGATGTTATGGGTCCTTGAGGGGCTGGCCTGCCAGCAGGTCTCCTGGACATGCTGCCACGGTTGTCAGCAAAGCTAACCATCTTCATGTCACTGTGAATTCTTGTGCCACCTTGGATGCATGGACCTCAGGTGAAAAAACTAACCCCAAACTAGACTACTTCTCGTTTGGATGCCCCATCAGAGCCCCAAGCCCTGAGTCTACACACACATCACTATCTCCAGCTCCAACCTCACACCTGAGTCAAACAAGAGGCGAGGCAGTCCAAGCCAAGGGCTTGACCCTCTG harbors:
- the NBL1 gene encoding neuroblastoma suppressor of tumorigenicity 1 isoform X1, with product MLRVLVGALLPAMLLAAPPPINKLALFPDKSAWCEAKNITQIVGHSGCEAKSIQNRACLGQCFSYSVPNTFPQSTESLVHCDSCMPAQSMWEIVTLECPGHEEVPRVDKLVEKILHCSCQACGKEPSHEGLSVYVQGEDAQGSQPGLHSHPHPGGQPPEPEDPPGAPHAEEEGAED
- the NBL1 gene encoding neuroblastoma suppressor of tumorigenicity 1 isoform X2, with protein sequence MCRPALQQLISIDLFWRQFSVRRVCGQAGLRAPKVTGTMLRVLVGALLPAMLLAAPPPINKLALFPDKSAWCEAKNITQIVGHSGCEAKSIQNRACLGQCFSYSVPNTFPQSTESLVHCDSCMPAQSMWEIVTLECPGHEEVPRVDKLVEKILHCSCQACGKEPSHEGLSVYVQGEDAQGSQPGLHSHPHPGGQPPEPEDPPGAPHAEEEGAED